The Desulfobulbaceae bacterium DNA segment CACATGACGATACCCACCAATTTTCCTAGCTGCATGCTCCTCGCCCTCCTTATCTCTATGGCGATGGCGATCACATCAGCGCCAATAGCCTCAGCCGAAGAGGCCAAAGGGTGCGCTACCGAGCAATGTCATCCTGAATTAAGGGCAAAACTCCCTGGGCTTCCGAAGGGACATGACGACTGCACTCATTGTCATCAAAACACCGATCCGGAAACAGAACACCCCCTTCCTGGAACAATCTCCTTCGCTCTAGCTCAAGACGTCTGCGAAGAGTGCCACCCAACCACTGTCGATTATGACTATCTTCACCCCCCTGTCGCCAATGGCGACTGCCAGGCCTGCCACGCCTTCCATAACACACTCCCCTCACTGCTCAGGGAGGAAAATGAACAGAAACTCTGCTACTCCTGTCATCTTCCGGTGTCAAAAGACAGCGACACCATGATGCATGGTGACGTTGCCAAACAACAATGCACCTCCTGCCATACACCCCATGGCTCTTTCTTCAAGAACCTGCTCGCCGGCACCTACTCCACCGACTTTTTTAATGACTACAACGAAAAACAATACGCACTCTGTTTCCAATGCCATAAAATAGACTTGCTTCTTCATCCCTACACTTCATATAATACAAACTTCAGGGATGGAAAAAAGAACCTGCATTATCTCCATGTCAACCGTGAGTCCCGTGGCCGTGCCTGTAAGTTATGTCACGAAATCCACGCTGGCACCCAACCCAAGCTCATGGCCGAGACAGTCTCTTTCGGGGGGTGGGAGATGCCGGTTCACTTCATCATCAACGACACGGGAGGACAATGTACACCCGGATGCCATGCTCAGGCCAGATATGACCGCAATCGATTAACGCAGCCGAGCATTCCATCACGAAATATTCCACCAGAAACGGACACAACCGGATCAGATCAGTAAAATTCGTAACTACACAGGTTAACGGTAATCAGTTATCGGTTTACGGTTAAAAGAATCATGATTAGTCATAAATCATCGCATGATACTCAATGTCAGTGTGTCCTCAGCCATTGGCAAGACTCAATCTCTACCAACTGTCAACCGCAAACCGACAACATGAGCAGTTACTAAAATTCACGCCAAGGGACATCGTTAACCACTGAGTTCGTTGCAGACATAACCTTGAAGCTCTCAGTCCAATATCCAAACAACAATGACGAGGGCCACTTCCCCCCCGACAAAATACAATGACTAACAACGCCGAAAAAAGAATCAGCCAGAGATTCCCCAAAAACACACCTGTCCAGTTTGCGCTTGCGCCCCAGAGCAACAACGAATCAGGACGCACCAAGAAACCACTTAGTGCAACCATCATCGATATCAGCGCTACAGGGATGGGAATATACACTACCTCCCACATAAGCACTGGAGATTGTGTTTATTTTGTCAAAGACCAACCCAACTGGGAACTTCCGCCCAAAGGCAAGGCAATGTGGAGCCTGAAACATAACGATGGGTTCAGGGTCGGCCTTGAGTTTATCCTCTAGCGAAAAGAGCTTTGTGTTCTTCGCTTATCTCAACACCATGTGACTGCTATGTTACCACCACGAAAAAATCGTATCCCCCTTGAAAAAGACCCCGAAGCTGCGACTTTTCCCACCATCATGGTCGCTCTGAGTGAAAATTCATCGGTCGAAAACAACCATGAAATATCTATTCTTGATATCAACAATGCCGGCATCGGTATCGCCTGCAGCGTTCCTTTGCGTGTCGGCCAACGGATATTCTTTAAAGAAGATCATCCCGAGTGGGAATTCCCTAAACATGGAATTGTCATGTGGACTTTCAAAAACAGTGGCGAAATCAGAGCCGGCATTAAATTTGCTTAAATAAGACCAAGAACTATGCCGTACCAAAACCAAGGAGGGGACCCCGTGCACCAAACACCCGCTACCACTCAAGTCATTTCCAGATCATACCTCAGTGGCCTCGTCATTAAGTGCGGCCTGTTGTTCGCAGGTGGACTGATCTTAACCGGGTTAATCCTATACTTCACCAGCCACCAGCCACTAGGCCCTTCCTACCAGGAAAGCTTTAGTCGGCTATCCCAATTCAAGGAAGAGTTGCTCACCAAATCGATTATTATCTATTGCTTGCTTACCACCATGATTCTGGTCGGCGTAATCTTCATCACCATGATATACTCACACCGAGTGGTCGGACCACTTGTTGGCATCAAACGAGTCGTCAAAGCTATTGCCTCTGGGGATTTGAGTCAAAAAGCCCGCCTCCGCAAAAAAGACGCCATCAAACCCATGGCG contains these protein-coding regions:
- a CDS encoding PilZ domain-containing protein, with amino-acid sequence MTNNAEKRISQRFPKNTPVQFALAPQSNNESGRTKKPLSATIIDISATGMGIYTTSHISTGDCVYFVKDQPNWELPPKGKAMWSLKHNDGFRVGLEFIL
- a CDS encoding methyl-accepting chemotaxis protein, which gives rise to MHQTPATTQVISRSYLSGLVIKCGLLFAGGLILTGLILYFTSHQPLGPSYQESFSRLSQFKEELLTKSIIIYCLLTTMILVGVIFITMIYSHRVVGPLVGIKRVVKAIASGDLSQKARLRKKDAIKPMA